One Natronococcus sp. CG52 DNA window includes the following coding sequences:
- a CDS encoding universal stress protein, which yields MERALVVIEPSQKGRELTRIAGEFAEGLGGELIIIHALDESKYQEEIQRKGHSGAEIKSESDLIEEASNTAEEIATDALKNYDVSYTAEGMVGSLPNDLLDLATEQNCDHVFITGEQRSPTGKAVFGDISQKILLNFDGPVTTLIAYDE from the coding sequence ATGGAACGAGCTCTCGTAGTAATCGAGCCATCGCAGAAAGGACGCGAATTGACGAGAATTGCGGGCGAATTCGCCGAAGGATTGGGTGGCGAGTTAATCATCATACACGCGTTAGATGAGTCGAAATACCAGGAAGAAATTCAACGAAAGGGCCATTCTGGTGCCGAAATCAAATCAGAGAGCGATCTAATCGAGGAAGCGAGCAACACAGCAGAAGAAATCGCCACTGATGCCCTTAAGAACTATGACGTCTCGTACACCGCAGAGGGGATGGTCGGTTCCTTGCCCAACGATTTGCTTGACTTGGCAACCGAGCAAAACTGTGATCACGTGTTTATTACTGGTGAACAACGATCACCAACGGGAAAGGCAGTTTTCGGAGACATCTCTCAGAAAATACTGTTGAACTTTGATGGCCCGGTAACGACGCTTATAGCGTACGACGAGTAG